Part of the Loxodonta africana isolate mLoxAfr1 chromosome 15, mLoxAfr1.hap2, whole genome shotgun sequence genome is shown below.
CGATTTGGTTTTGTCTGCTGTTTCCTCATGGCTAGATAAAGGTTATGCATCTTGGGCAGGAGTTTAACACAGAAGTGATGTTGTGGTCTTCTCTGGAGACACATGATGTCAACCTGTCGCATTACTGCTGAGGTTTACTTTGGTCACTTGATTAAGCTAAGGTCTGCCCGGCTTCTCCGCTGTGAAGATACTCTTCGATTATTCGTAACTGCTTTATGGGGCAATACTTTGAGACTGTGTCAGTACTTTGAGACCCATGCTTTCCCATTTTGTTCTGTGGATTATAATCTAATTACAGTCATTATTTTTGATGCTTAATTTGTAACAAAATTGGCCAGTGGGAGCCTGTTCAAGCTATCTCTTGGGGCCTTTTGAAATGTTCCTGTTACTCTCTGAGCATATCTTTTCTGGCACAGAATGTTCCAGGCTTATCTTCCAGGCTGTTAATAAACCCAGGAGGTAGGCGCTATTATTATCACCCCTCATTAGAGATGGGGAAGCCTCGGAACAGTGAcatttaagtgacttgctcaggaTTGTGCAGTGATTCTGAATTGTGGCAGAATTGTGAACCCAGACCATTTGGCTCCAGAGCCTGatctctttttcattttaaaataattttagacttacagaaacaTTGCCAAAATAGTCAAGTTCCTGTTtacccttcacccagtttcccctgATGTCAGTATTCACATAACCATATTACAGTTATTGAAACCAGGACAGTAACACTGATAACAGTACTATTAACTGACCAACAGACCATATTTGGGTTTTGCCAACTTTCCCACTAAGGTCTTTTTCCAATCCAGGATCTCACATTGCCCTGTAAGATCTCTCTGGTCTTCTCCAGTCTGTTCTTTTCTCAGTCTTTGTCCTTCTACAGCCTTGGCACTGTTGAGTAAGAGAACTGGTCTACCAACATACAGTCTATCCCTCAGTTTGGATTTGTCTGCTGTTTACTCATGGCTACATTGAGGAAATGCAAGAAAACCACAAGTGACTTTGGGCCCTTCTCAGAGTATCCTATCAAGATACACAGTACTGATATGACTTACTACTCGAGATGCCAATTTTGATCGTTTGATTAAGGTGGTGTCTCCCAGGTTTCTCCACTATAAAGCTGCTATCTTTCCTTTCGTAATTAGTAAGTATCTTACGGGAAGATAGTTTGAGTTGTGAATGTCCTAACTTTTGCCCACTAATTTTTACATCCATCCATGAGTCTTGTGACTGCAGCAATTACTGTGGTTTGTCTAATGGTTACTTCCTTTTCCCATTAGTCCTTCCACATTTATTAACTGGAATTCTAAGGAAGAGCTGTCCCTTCTCCCCCATGGATGTATTTACTGTTTGTTTACATCAGTGTAGATTCGTGAGTACTTTATTCTACGGCTTATATCCATTATAGATTTGACCATCAGGTGCTCCTTCAAATTGGTTCTTTTTGACGAGCCTCCGTCTTTTTTTGAATACTTCCTTATTTTATAGCACTGCAAGATATTCCAGGCTCATCTTTTATTTTCCTGCAGCTCTAGTTTCTCCAGGGAGCTCTGGTTCCTTTTATTTAATGGTGCTTAGAAACCAAGATCAGGACACCGTAGGTGGTCATTGCTACTGCGGTGTCACTGCTTCTGGGCTCGCTCAGTAGACAGAGCAAAGAAGTTTATTTATGCTGACCCTCACCCTCACACACAGATGTGTTTCAGTACTCATCTGCATATATATTAAAACCATGAGTTCATACTGGTATCTCTGAGTCCAATCCGACACAATTTCATTCTAGCCTTAcctaggaaaccgtggtggcgtagtggttaagtgctatggttgctaaccagagtcagcagttcaaatccaccaggcacgccttagaaactctatgggggtgttccactctgccctatagcctTAACTTTTTTTTCCAAGTGAGAGTTCTGGCAGAGCCTGAGCCTACACACGCCATCCTGCTGGAAGAATGAGTAGGGAGGGGGCTGCAGAGTGCTTTGCCTTAAGGATGGAAATTTTGAGACAGAAGGGGTAATTTCCAGTAAAAAAGAGCAGCCTGAGTACAGGCTAGCAGGCCAATCAGGGCATGATAATGCGTAAGGCTAAAACAGGGAAGTGACAGACCCCAAACGCAACAATGTGTAGCTTATCAATGTGGTTTTAGCGGTGTTACAGCCATTAGTTATCTCAGCAGACAGTGGAAAACCAAGAGCAAGAAGTGACAGAGCCAAGGTTATCTGTGCTTTAGATCCAAAAGCAAATGTGAGAATGGAGCTGTGGTCATGAGCTAGGGTGACAGCAGTGGTCACAGAAAAGGGTGGGTGGGGAAGGTGCTGCAGAATAACCAATAAAACTTGGCAACTGACAGAATGTGGAGGTGGCAAGGTGGAGTCAAAAGAAGGTTCCAAACCTGTGTGGTTGGGAGAACATGGTACCATGAACAGAAGAACCTGGAGGAAGAGCTGGTCTGGAGGGCCCCACACGAAAGGCTGTGTAAACTGTCTCCCCTGCGAGGGCAGGCACTGGGCTAACTCCTCGGCAACCACAGAGCTTTGTACAATGCCCCATGCAGAGTAGGCCTGACTCAATATTCTCTTCTCCTCCTACCTTATTTTCTTGGTTCTGGGCCCCCCCTAGTCCCCACCAATCCCAACTGCCAGCACACAGCTTTGATCACCATCCTCCCATGGCTAGCCACCATCACAAGGGCAAAGCTAAAAGCCTTCTCAAGGCCTTCCACATGCTAGTCCTAACCTATCTTTTTTGTTCTCATCTTTATTTAGCTCACACTGTAGGCGAACAAGACTACTTACCCTTCCCTGCTGACCGGGCATCACCCAGGCCCTAGCCCTTCTCTCCAGCCCCAAAGGACCCAGGCATTTACCTGAACTCTTACCTTTGCCTGGAGCACCTTCTCCCTGACTGACTCACCCCTCCTGGACCCCAGCCTACCCCGTCTGCTGAGTTAGATGCTCTTCCTCTTGGCCCCCGAACTCTGCTGAAATGGCCCGTTTCTCTTCCTCCCCTGACGTTAAAGTTTGTTGGGGAAGGACTGTAAAATGTTTACTACCACTGGCCCTACACACTTGCCACCCTCCCGAACATACCACAGAGgctcaaatatttactgaagagCACTCTCCAAACTCTAATTTCTCACTGCGCCCTCTGCTTCCCTGccctctctccttgcttctgagtccctttcatctcttcccaccctgcccccacctgccCAACCTGTCTGAATTGATGCACTGTTTGTTGAGCCTGCATCATCGGTTGTTGCCAGCCTTAGCCACCTCTGAGCTGGGTACAAAGAGGTGCTCAAACCGAACGGATGATGACACAGGTGTGCCAAGGCCCGGCACTGCCGGGAACGAGGCCCTGCCTGTCCTGCAAGGCATATGAAGGCAGCCCAATGGGGCCGAGCTCTTTGCTTTCCCTGGCGGATTTAACCAGGGAGTAATGAAGCTGGGGAATTCTGCTGCAAGGCTCAAAGCCCAGTCTCCTGGGACCTCCTGTGCCACGCTGCCCTGCCAACCACAGAAACCCACACAGTTGAGCTGAGTCAGTGCCATGCTACTTTCTCTCCAGTCCTTTCTTTGAGATCCCCAAAGATGGAGGACCAAACAGCAGCACGAAAAACGGTAAGAAAAGAGAGCCACACACCCGGCTTTGTCCATAATTATTACTATaatgatttacaaaaaaaaattttttttacaggcAGCTGTGTTAAATTATTGTACATATCTGGGGTAGACTGGTAGAGGGTGGTGGGGGCCTGGCCACAGTGTAGTGGAGACCTCTTTGTTGCTCCCCTCATCCAGATCAGAATCCTGATTAAGTGGTTTCCCTTCAACAAATGAAGACCATTAACCCTTTCCCATCCAGGGTCGGGCGGGGGGCGGGAGGGAAGAGAGGGAGCAGCAAGTCAACGACATGCTTTGCTGAGAGAGCGCACAAGCTGTGCTGGCCTGAACCCTGGGCACCCCCTAACCTGGGTCCTCGCTGGGGACAGGAGACTGCCTGGTACACAGCCCTGCACCAGGGCAGCCACCCCTGGAAGACCCAAGGACAGAGTATGAAAGGGTCAGGAATGGCTTAGGTGGGGCCCTCAAGGCTATCCTGTTGGGCCAGGAAGAGGAGGAACACAAACAGCTCCAGAGGCCGTGAGAAGCCATGGCACGTTGTGGGGAGCTACTGCCCACCTCCTCTTCCCTGATGGTAACAGAGGTACCCAGGCACTCCGGCCCTGGAGGGGATCCTGCCAGAGGAATGGGGACATTTGGGTGCCTGGTCTTGAAATGCAGAGCAGCAGTCCCCACGAGGATCAGAGCAAGGAACCATAGGCCTCATTGGCCCTGCCAAGACAGGGACCCAGGACACCCAAAGCTAGGCTCCTCTATTTCTGTGCTCCAGCTAAAGAATCCCATCCACGAAGTGAAACGTtaacagggtgtgtgtgtgtgtgtggagggagggtggaggggcACTGCTGCACCGCTCGCCGGGGTTCAGGCATGCAGGGGGCCCGAAGCCTAGCGTGTGCACCCAGACCAGAAAGGGCTGAAGGCAACTGGCCCCCTCTCCCAGCCTCTCAACACCCTTCTTGGACGCTAGAAGGTTTTGCGATGAAGAGCACGGGAGCCATCCTCTTCATACTCCTTTTTGGATACCCACATCTTCTTAAATGTGTCCAGCGAGGCCAGGATGGAGCCACTGTGAGGACGGAAGGAGGCTGCGCTTGAGGACCTGTGGTCTGAGCCAGCTGCCTCCCTGGGCACTCAGAACTCCGTTTCCCTTACCTGAGAGGGCACTTCTCCCCCCACCACCTGTCCGGGGCCAGCCCTGGGAGACGTGTCCGGGGCCAGCCCTGGGAGACGTGTCCAGGGCAAAATGCTCTCCTCCCCGAGCCCGCCCCTTGAGCCCCGTCTCACCCGATCCACGTGGAATACAGCCGCTCCTGAGGGGCTGAGATCTAGAGAAGCAAGCGTTCGCGTAACTGCCCCATCCCCAAACAGCAGccaccctcccagccttggggcaCGTAGGGCACTCGGGGGCCCAGGGCGGGACAGCAAGTGTACCAGCTGGGAGGAACAGAGGAAACTGGGTGGGGAGCAGGGCGGGGCAGGCTGGGGGGAGAGCAGAAGGGAGGGTGGGCTGGGGAGAGAGCAGGAGGGGTGGGTCTGGAGGCTGCACAGCACCCCATGCCCGATGGGGGCTCTCTGGAACCTTACTTTGATTTTGACGTCTTTCGGGGCAAGCTTCTTCATTTCACTTAGTAACCGGTCGCCGAAGCCTGTGAAGACAAGGCTAGCCAAGCCCAGGGTAGACACCTACCTCCCTGTCACTAGCTCTCCCCTGCCCACCCTTTGGTGCCCCCACCCAGCCACTGCCACCCCTCTGGGCAGTTCTTTCTGGGACTGGGGGTACAGGTGAGCTgtccatggcagtgggtgggcCCAGCTTCGGCAGGGCAATGCAACTGAAGCCCCAGTCACATGGCTCTGCCTGCACCATGACACACCTCCTCACCTAACACTCCATGAGCCAAAACCACCACCAATGTCAAAAGACCAGTCAGGAGAAAGCATTCACCATGTTTATCCACCAGACTGGCAAAGACCACACGCACACAGTGCTGGTGAGACACTGGGGAAACTCATCCAGAACGGGGAGCGTCAGGACACCACCTCTCGGGAGGGACATTCTGGCAATACCCACCGAGTTACAAACGCACGCAGCAGCACTGGTACTGGACACAAACCCCACTCCTCTGCAGTTCCACTAGCAGGAGTTTGATTTTTAGATATGTTCTCATCATGTGAAATGACATATATATCAGGATGTCCACTGCAACATCTTAGCGAACAGAAGCGACTACAGCTACCTCAAAAGCCATCAACACAACCCCATTCAAGGACCCCTCCATTCAGTAAAGTACTACGCGGCCACATAAAAGAATGAGGCCGTTCATTACAAACTGACAGGGAAGGACCTTCAAGATGTACTGCTGAGCAAAGAACACACGGTGCAGAACTTGTACACTGTGCTCTGGTCTGTGTGAGAGAGAAGAGGGAAATCCACACTTGTCTGTACGCACAGACTACTGCTGAAAGGCTATGTCAAAAAGATGGGCTCCTAAGGGAAGGGGCTGGGTGGCTGAGACAACGGTGGGAGACTTTTCACTTAATAAATTTTAGAACTACTGTAAACATGTCACTCGttcacaaactaaaaaaaaatagaagcctACTCTTAAAACACATGCTTCTTAAACACCAAAAACCCACTAGAAACAGGTCATGTCCCAGGCTCCAAGAAGCGGGGCTTGACCTCTGAGGGTCCAGTTGCCCCTTGGACTCCAAAACCTTACCACCCCCTCCTCCCTAGACCACGGTACCTTACCCCTGCACTATGGTACCTTACCACACCTCCCTGCAGATTATGGAACCTTACCCCCTCCTCCCAGATTACGGCATggtcatggtgcagtggttaagagctacggctgctaaccgagaggtcggcagttcgagtccaacaggtgctccttggtaactctatggggaagctctactctgtcctatacggttgctgattcagaatcgactcgatgacaatgggtttggttttgggttttttggtgccCCACCCAAGACTACAGTACCTTACCCACCCCCCTCAGACCACAGTACCTTACCCCCTAGACCACAGTACTTTACCCCAGACCATGGTACCCTACCCTCCCTGAGACCATACCTTACCCCCGCCCCCACCACAGTACCTTTGAAAAGCGTCGAACCACCCGAGAGCACGATGTTGGCGAAGAGTGTCCGGCGAAGGTCCACGTCGGACTTGTGGATGGCAAAGGCCAGCACCTCGTGGAGCCCCTCGCTCTCATCACCCACCAGGTCTGGCTGGAATAACAACTCGGGGGCCCGGAATCGAGCTGGTCCCACCTTGGAACACAAGATTGAGGCAGACAAGCTCCCCAAAGAAGCCAGGCTTCCTCTTCCTCCCGAGCCCCCCACGCCCCAGGTCCCGGCATTACCAGGTGCCGACCCCAGTGCTGACCCTGGTGACTTACGTCAAGCATGCTGCCGTCAGGCAAGGTGTACTGCACCTTCTCCGTCTCTAGGGCCTCGTCCTTCTGTGGGTTGATGGACAGGTAGCAGGCTCTCTGTGGTGGGCAGGCACACAACCCTCAGAAGCTGCAGCTTGGAAAGCCGCACCCAAGGCTCCAGCTCATACTGGGTCCACCATCTCCCGTTCCCCACTCCACATCCCCTTCATGCTTCCCCGCCCTGGGTCACCTCTTTGATGGTCCGGACCACCTCAAACTCGGCTGAGGTGTGAAAGTCGACGCCTTCCTTGCGCAGCAGCAGCCGGAGATACCGCGAGACATCGCGGCCGGCAACGTCCACCCGCATGATGGAGTGTGGCATGGCAAAGCCCTCGTAGATGGGGACGGCGTGAGTGACCCCATCCCCCGAGTCCAAAACCACTCCTGTCGTGCGTCCTGTGGCGTACCTGTCACGAAGTCAGTATCCCCTCACTTCCACTGCCGAGGCACGGGGACCT
Proteins encoded:
- the ACTR1B gene encoding beta-centractin isoform X1, translating into MGVGGVGLFALVSVWRGWPGDRFGSTFQGSGVIKAGFAGDQIPKYCFPNYVGRPKHMRVMAGALEGDLFIGPKAEEHRGLLSIRYPMEHGVVRDWNDMERIWQYAYSKDQLQTFSEEHPVLLTEAPLNPSKNREKAAEVFFETFNVPALFISMQAVLSLYATGRTTGVVLDSGDGVTHAVPIYEGFAMPHSIMRVDVAGRDVSRYLRLLLRKEGVDFHTSAEFEVVRTIKERACYLSINPQKDEALETEKVQYTLPDGSMLDVGPARFRAPELLFQPDLVGDESEGLHEVLAFAIHKSDVDLRRTLFANIVLSGGSTLFKGFGDRLLSEMKKLAPKDVKIKISAPQERLYSTWIGGSILASLDTFKKMWVSKKEYEEDGSRALHRKTF
- the ACTR1B gene encoding beta-centractin isoform X2; protein product: MEAYDIIANQPVVIDNGSGVIKAGFAGDQIPKYCFPNYVGRPKHMRVMAGALEGDLFIGPKAEEHRGLLSIRYPMEHGVVRDWNDMERIWQYAYSKDQLQTFSEEHPVLLTEAPLNPSKNREKAAEVFFETFNVPALFISMQAVLSLYATGRTTGVVLDSGDGVTHAVPIYEGFAMPHSIMRVDVAGRDVSRYLRLLLRKEGVDFHTSAEFEVVRTIKERACYLSINPQKDEALETEKVQYTLPDGSMLDVGPARFRAPELLFQPDLVGDESEGLHEVLAFAIHKSDVDLRRTLFANIVLSGGSTLFKGFGDRLLSEMKKLAPKDVKIKISAPQERLYSTWIGGSILASLDTFKKMWVSKKEYEEDGSRALHRKTF
- the ACTR1B gene encoding beta-centractin isoform X3; translated protein: MRVMAGALEGDLFIGPKAEEHRGLLSIRYPMEHGVVRDWNDMERIWQYAYSKDQLQTFSEEHPVLLTEAPLNPSKNREKAAEVFFETFNVPALFISMQAVLSLYATGRTTGVVLDSGDGVTHAVPIYEGFAMPHSIMRVDVAGRDVSRYLRLLLRKEGVDFHTSAEFEVVRTIKERACYLSINPQKDEALETEKVQYTLPDGSMLDVGPARFRAPELLFQPDLVGDESEGLHEVLAFAIHKSDVDLRRTLFANIVLSGGSTLFKGFGDRLLSEMKKLAPKDVKIKISAPQERLYSTWIGGSILASLDTFKKMWVSKKEYEEDGSRALHRKTF